The following coding sequences are from one Verrucomicrobiota bacterium window:
- a CDS encoding RNA pseudouridine synthase, translating to MPPSRKPFKCPPKRYQPRGVPVIYEDHDLIVVDKVSGLLTISTDRPRENTAYFLLNDYVRKGDPKSKRQLYIVHRLDKDTSGVIVFAKNEPAKRFLQDEWPNFQKKYFAVVHGKLDDKKDVITSYLAENSAYNMYSVKDPALGKLAKTGYKVLSESNKYSLLEIDLQTGRKNQIRVHFAEKGHHVVGDKLYGRKEEKSVKRLALHAGSLSLKHPFSKEKMTFDSPIPSYFRSLMQESKQV from the coding sequence ATGCCACCATCCCGAAAACCTTTCAAATGTCCTCCCAAACGATATCAACCAAGAGGGGTTCCTGTTATCTACGAAGATCACGACCTGATCGTGGTCGATAAGGTGAGCGGGTTATTAACTATAAGCACGGATCGACCTCGAGAAAATACAGCCTACTTCCTACTAAATGACTATGTACGAAAAGGAGATCCAAAATCCAAAAGGCAGCTGTACATTGTGCATCGCCTGGACAAGGATACCTCAGGAGTGATCGTGTTCGCCAAGAACGAACCCGCTAAACGATTTCTCCAGGACGAATGGCCGAACTTTCAGAAAAAATATTTCGCGGTGGTCCACGGAAAACTTGATGATAAAAAGGACGTCATCACCTCTTACCTCGCCGAGAATAGCGCCTATAACATGTATTCGGTGAAAGACCCTGCGTTGGGGAAATTGGCGAAAACCGGTTATAAGGTTTTATCGGAATCCAACAAATACTCGCTACTTGAAATAGATCTGCAAACGGGAAGAAAAAACCAGATCCGCGTTCATTTTGCTGAAAAGGGCCATCATGTTGTCGGAGATAAATTATACGGAAGGAAGGAAGAGAAATCCGTTAAGAGACTCGCTCTCCACGCTGGGTCTCTGAGTTTAAAACATCCCTTTTCCAAGGAAAAAATGACCTTCGATTCGCCTATCCCTTCCTACTTCAGATCGCTTATGCAGGAATCGAAGCAGGTCTAG
- the hemA gene encoding glutamyl-tRNA reductase, translating to MIDPKRIFFCWTVSHHSAPIEYREKISPAPDQLDQIYTLLNNEDWINELTILSTCNRLEIYGVSYESNYQILAAIVAKVLKVEPVELFEKSKTLEGKQALTHLFSVTAGLDSQIVGETEITGQVKQSFLYAAKQRCVGTQLNKAFQKSFQSTKWIRSNTNIGKGQINVATVAVDLAIKVFGKLHNSTALVIGAGDIAEKTIAALRSRGVKNLTISNRTFEKARDLANTHGGKPVPFESLDCHLLEADVVLCSTASPDFILTESRIKSFLKKRAIRPLCLLDLALPRDIDPNISHLPNIFLYNLDDLAEIADLNLSARKREHGICMEHIERKVAHLIDNQRSSGDNSTTESKSVQQT from the coding sequence ATGATTGACCCAAAACGCATATTCTTTTGCTGGACGGTCAGTCATCATTCAGCTCCCATCGAGTACCGGGAAAAAATAAGTCCTGCTCCCGATCAGTTGGATCAAATCTACACGCTATTAAATAATGAAGATTGGATCAATGAATTGACGATTTTAAGCACCTGCAACCGACTGGAGATTTATGGAGTCTCCTACGAATCCAACTATCAAATCCTCGCCGCAATTGTAGCAAAGGTTTTGAAGGTTGAACCAGTGGAACTTTTTGAAAAATCAAAAACCTTAGAAGGGAAGCAAGCATTGACACATCTGTTTTCCGTCACTGCTGGTCTCGATTCTCAAATCGTTGGAGAGACGGAAATAACCGGCCAGGTGAAACAGTCATTTCTCTATGCGGCAAAACAACGCTGTGTCGGCACTCAGCTCAACAAAGCGTTTCAAAAGAGTTTTCAGTCAACCAAATGGATTCGTTCCAATACCAATATTGGGAAAGGCCAAATCAATGTGGCTACTGTCGCTGTAGATCTTGCGATTAAAGTATTCGGAAAACTCCACAACTCGACTGCACTGGTTATTGGAGCTGGGGATATTGCTGAAAAAACGATTGCAGCTCTCCGAAGTCGCGGAGTGAAAAACCTGACAATAAGTAACCGAACATTTGAAAAGGCCAGGGACCTCGCAAATACGCACGGAGGTAAGCCAGTTCCATTTGAAAGCCTCGATTGCCACCTGCTCGAAGCCGATGTAGTGCTCTGTTCCACCGCTTCTCCAGATTTTATTCTCACAGAATCCCGCATAAAATCCTTTCTCAAAAAGCGCGCCATCCGCCCCCTTTGCTTACTCGATCTCGCCCTACCCCGCGACATCGACCCGAACATAAGTCATCTTCCCAATATATTTCTCTACAACCTTGATGACTTGGCCGAGATTGCGGATTTGAATCTTAGCGCGCGTAAGCGGGAACATGGAATATGTATGGAGCATATCGAAAGGAAAGTCGCTCACCTTATAGATAATCAGAGGTCGTCAGGGGATAATAGTACTACCGAATCAAAAAGCGTCCAACAGACTTAG
- a CDS encoding SDR family NAD(P)-dependent oxidoreductase: MSNPTMEGKVAIVIGASSGMGKAIAKTFARAGAQLSIAARRADVLEKLANELGNNCLACQTDARDPAEVHQLITQTLERFGRIDILVYATGTNIPQRSLETLTHETWDMMLATNTTGAFNCVKAVLAPMQKQQEGLIIFVSSTCVQSPDVSGVSYQASKHALSGLAHGTFKEQQKHGIRTTVIYPGLCDTPLVLQRPVATPDDVLAMALQPQDVADACLYVATAPSRARIAELVLQPAGL; this comes from the coding sequence ATGTCGAATCCCACTATGGAAGGTAAAGTCGCGATTGTTATTGGAGCTAGTAGCGGAATGGGCAAAGCCATTGCCAAAACGTTTGCTCGAGCAGGAGCTCAATTGTCAATTGCCGCTCGACGAGCTGACGTTCTCGAGAAACTCGCAAATGAGTTGGGTAATAATTGCTTAGCCTGTCAAACCGATGCACGCGATCCTGCCGAGGTCCACCAGTTGATTACGCAGACTCTCGAACGATTTGGGCGCATAGACATTCTCGTTTATGCCACGGGTACAAATATCCCACAAAGAAGTCTGGAAACGCTAACTCATGAGACGTGGGATATGATGTTAGCGACTAATACCACCGGTGCTTTCAACTGCGTAAAAGCCGTCCTGGCACCCATGCAAAAACAACAGGAGGGACTTATTATTTTCGTATCTTCTACCTGCGTGCAATCACCGGATGTCTCGGGCGTTTCTTATCAAGCTTCCAAACATGCCTTATCCGGCCTTGCTCACGGCACCTTTAAAGAACAACAAAAGCACGGTATTCGAACCACGGTTATTTATCCCGGCTTATGCGACACACCCTTAGTACTTCAGCGCCCTGTTGCTACCCCGGACGATGTTCTCGCCATGGCACTGCAGCCACAAGATGTCGCCGACGCCTGTCTTTACGTTGCAACCGCTCCCTCGCGTGCACGAATCGCTGAGCTCGTTTTGCAACCAGCCGGACTGTAG
- a CDS encoding DUF2167 domain-containing protein, whose translation MKSKLLYLILLFAAFAVSLNAQEASEGAEAELTPFQKELQAMNWQNEGTGDLDGLATIEIPEGYSFIQKKDTRRLMELFGNIPTEIESGLICPEDLSWFVVFEFSKEGYVKDDEKDSLDADAILKDLKAGNAAGNERRQEMGLETLTLVGWAVPPNYNPATNNLEWAIQLQGEDGGITVNFFTKLLGRRGIMNATLVCDPNALESILPDYQQLLTNYSYTSGNTYAEFKEGDKIAKYGLTGLIAGGALFAAAKTGFLAKFLKPILIGLAVVGGAIAKFFKKIVGRE comes from the coding sequence ATGAAATCCAAATTATTGTACCTCATTCTTCTATTCGCCGCCTTCGCAGTTTCACTAAACGCTCAAGAAGCGTCTGAAGGTGCAGAAGCTGAGCTTACTCCTTTCCAGAAAGAGCTACAGGCAATGAACTGGCAGAATGAAGGGACTGGGGATCTCGATGGTCTTGCCACCATAGAAATACCCGAGGGTTATAGTTTCATCCAGAAGAAGGACACTCGGCGCTTGATGGAGTTGTTTGGAAATATTCCAACCGAAATCGAGAGCGGACTCATTTGTCCAGAAGACCTGAGCTGGTTTGTCGTTTTTGAATTCAGCAAAGAAGGCTACGTCAAAGATGATGAGAAGGATTCGCTTGATGCGGATGCAATTCTCAAAGATCTAAAGGCTGGGAACGCGGCAGGAAACGAACGGCGGCAGGAAATGGGGCTTGAAACGCTCACGCTTGTCGGATGGGCCGTACCACCAAACTACAACCCGGCAACCAATAATTTGGAATGGGCAATACAACTCCAAGGTGAGGACGGTGGCATCACCGTAAACTTCTTTACCAAGCTATTGGGACGACGTGGAATCATGAACGCCACCCTTGTTTGCGACCCTAACGCTTTGGAATCCATTTTGCCTGATTACCAGCAACTCCTTACAAATTACAGCTATACATCGGGCAACACTTATGCTGAATTCAAAGAAGGCGATAAGATCGCAAAATATGGGTTAACCGGCCTAATTGCTGGAGGGGCACTTTTCGCAGCAGCCAAAACGGGATTTCTCGCCAAATTCTTAAAACCTATTTTGATTGGTTTAGCGGTGGTCGGAGGAGCCATAGCCAAGTTTTTCAAAAAAATAGTAGGCCGAGAATAA
- a CDS encoding Gfo/Idh/MocA family oxidoreductase has translation MNPEKPIRCGVAGVGYLGQHHARIYSELEQSELVGVYEVDPVRGQEIADKFGCKLFQSLDELADACDAISVVVPTDKHREVAVPLLEKGCHLLIEKPLCVSSAEAEVILEAANRNNCLIQVGHIEHYNPVTSYLEKAVEKPLFITADRLAPFTPRGTEVGVVLDLMIHDLGVILHLVRSPIKKVESVGVNVLSPTEDIANARITFANGAVANVNTSRVSEKKVREIRVFQDNAYLSIDFMNQQGHFVKRDGLQLHKEEIPIEKGEPLKIELASFLDCITNMENPKVDATLGKQALELAIRITEQIRERSAG, from the coding sequence ATGAATCCTGAGAAACCCATTCGATGTGGAGTCGCTGGCGTTGGCTACCTGGGTCAGCATCATGCCCGTATTTATTCTGAGCTAGAGCAGAGTGAGCTTGTTGGTGTTTATGAAGTGGATCCAGTCCGGGGCCAGGAAATCGCTGATAAATTTGGCTGTAAGCTTTTTCAATCACTCGATGAATTGGCAGATGCTTGTGATGCGATCAGTGTTGTTGTGCCAACGGATAAACACCGGGAGGTTGCCGTGCCTCTCCTGGAGAAAGGATGCCACCTTCTGATCGAAAAACCACTTTGTGTAAGTAGTGCCGAAGCGGAGGTGATCCTGGAAGCTGCAAATCGCAATAATTGCCTTATCCAGGTTGGCCATATTGAACACTACAATCCCGTAACCAGCTACCTCGAAAAAGCGGTGGAAAAACCACTTTTCATAACTGCGGATCGTTTGGCCCCTTTTACTCCACGCGGAACCGAAGTTGGTGTAGTACTCGATCTTATGATACACGATCTGGGTGTGATTCTTCACCTGGTTCGGTCACCCATTAAAAAAGTGGAGTCTGTTGGAGTAAACGTTCTTTCGCCAACGGAAGATATAGCCAATGCCCGAATTACCTTTGCAAATGGTGCGGTTGCAAATGTAAACACCAGTCGGGTAAGCGAAAAGAAAGTTCGGGAAATCCGGGTGTTTCAAGATAATGCCTATCTGTCTATTGATTTCATGAATCAACAGGGTCATTTTGTGAAGCGCGACGGCTTGCAGCTCCATAAAGAAGAAATCCCGATTGAAAAGGGTGAGCCCCTGAAAATCGAATTGGCTTCATTTCTCGACTGTATTACCAACATGGAAAATCCCAAGGTAGATGCCACGCTTGGCAAGCAAGCTTTGGAATTGGCGATCCGTATTACGGAGCAAATTCGCGAACGTTCTGCTGGATGA
- a CDS encoding VOC family protein encodes MTKKIDSFTVPGASFDNLKKQAKSLLKQVKENNPHGVNRLSRANVSLLGKHGEPGACKLADAQRVIAHENGCNSWTELKNQVERNAISKPMYEENIQVLGIDQIWLDCANLEETERFYGDILGLKKVGEVPGQMLFFDCGGVNLLLGLKKEISPNSILYLNIGDTEAAIQSAYNRLKLENASVGDSPHCIAKNWNGFDVWMAFFKDPSGNQLAFKCNIPVQ; translated from the coding sequence ATGACTAAAAAAATCGATAGCTTTACCGTTCCAGGAGCAAGTTTTGATAACCTGAAGAAACAGGCGAAGAGCCTTCTGAAACAGGTTAAGGAGAATAATCCTCATGGGGTGAATCGTCTTTCCCGGGCCAATGTATCTCTGTTGGGGAAACATGGTGAACCTGGAGCATGCAAACTCGCGGATGCTCAACGAGTCATTGCCCATGAAAATGGATGTAACTCATGGACCGAGTTAAAGAATCAAGTGGAGAGGAATGCCATTTCAAAACCGATGTACGAAGAGAATATCCAGGTTTTAGGGATTGATCAGATTTGGTTGGATTGTGCCAATCTTGAAGAAACGGAACGTTTTTATGGCGATATTCTCGGGCTAAAGAAAGTGGGCGAAGTTCCTGGGCAAATGCTTTTTTTCGATTGTGGGGGAGTGAATCTGTTATTGGGACTAAAGAAAGAAATTTCTCCGAATTCCATTCTTTATCTAAATATCGGTGATACTGAAGCTGCGATTCAATCGGCCTATAATCGACTTAAATTGGAAAATGCCTCTGTGGGAGACTCCCCACATTGTATCGCGAAGAATTGGAACGGTTTTGATGTATGGATGGCCTTCTTTAAAGATCCTTCAGGCAACCAACTTGCTTTCAAGTGCAACATTCCGGTCCAGTAG
- a CDS encoding M28 family peptidase, with amino-acid sequence MKQHPLFSLLILSIGIVSTGSISADSEVVGYRPDEASKMKSLEARYDTLLDADNLRSWMKHMTDRPHHAGSPKTKENAEFMANLFRSWGYDTTIETYHVLFPTPKLRELHQLKPIPVKLSLTEEVMDSDSVAEALRQEGLPPFNAYSADGDVVGTVVYVNEGLPRDYEVLEQNGIDVRGKIVLARYGGSWRGIKPKVAYENGAIGCIIFNDPSADGFAEGAAYPDGAFKHESAVQRGSVVDLPVRPGDPLTPNYGATRDAERLSVLESETVMKIPVLPISEADAAILMKTLDGRVAPSSWRGALPLTYRFGGGGGTVVRLNVAFHWDQIPAYNVIAKYRGSEFPDEWVIRGNHHDAWVIGARDPISGMVAVLEQARAFSELIKQGWKPKRTLVFCGWDAEEPGLLGSTEWAEDHAALLQEKTVAYINTDGCSRGFLSIGGAHSLERMAAQVSQDVLDPQTQVSVSDRKRSEILVNGSPELRKLIQSSKGLPLSALGSGSDYTVFLQHLGIPTFNVAFGGEGIGGEYHTSFDTFDHFNQFVDPGYEYGIALTKVCGRLTMRIADAEVVPIQFSNASKTYSGYADELVKLLDKEREAIELHNTLVNQGHIKNAADPTWSFVNPATKDEAPFLNFAPLLNGLKRLEIVSSNFQENWDKYFSGTVTLSREKTEQLNKLLYQSEQALIREEGLPRRPWFRHQVYAPGFYTGYGVKTFPGIREAIEEGKWSEAEEQVQFAANAISAYAGRVEQATALLTPE; translated from the coding sequence ATGAAGCAACATCCCCTGTTTTCTCTGTTAATTTTGTCAATCGGGATTGTATCCACGGGCTCGATCTCCGCTGATTCCGAGGTCGTGGGTTACCGCCCTGACGAGGCTTCCAAAATGAAATCCCTCGAAGCGCGTTACGATACGCTACTCGATGCAGATAATCTTCGCAGTTGGATGAAACACATGACCGATCGGCCTCATCATGCCGGATCTCCGAAGACGAAGGAAAATGCGGAGTTCATGGCAAATCTCTTTCGGTCTTGGGGGTATGATACCACTATCGAAACGTACCACGTTCTGTTCCCCACGCCCAAGCTTCGGGAGCTTCATCAATTGAAACCTATACCCGTGAAACTTTCACTTACCGAGGAGGTGATGGATTCGGATTCTGTCGCCGAGGCGCTGCGTCAGGAAGGCTTACCGCCATTTAATGCGTATTCGGCCGATGGTGACGTGGTTGGAACCGTAGTTTATGTAAATGAAGGACTTCCCCGGGATTACGAAGTTTTGGAGCAAAACGGAATAGACGTGAGGGGCAAAATTGTCCTGGCGCGATACGGCGGATCCTGGCGTGGAATCAAACCCAAGGTTGCCTATGAAAATGGAGCGATTGGTTGCATCATTTTCAATGATCCTTCCGCCGATGGTTTTGCTGAAGGTGCGGCTTATCCGGACGGTGCCTTCAAACATGAATCTGCCGTTCAACGTGGATCGGTCGTAGATCTTCCCGTTCGTCCAGGCGATCCCCTAACGCCCAACTACGGTGCTACGCGGGATGCTGAAAGGTTGTCTGTTTTAGAGTCTGAAACAGTGATGAAGATTCCGGTATTGCCGATTTCGGAAGCGGATGCCGCCATACTAATGAAGACGCTCGACGGGCGGGTGGCCCCAAGCTCCTGGAGAGGAGCACTTCCGTTAACCTATCGGTTTGGAGGAGGCGGAGGAACGGTGGTCCGGTTGAATGTGGCTTTTCATTGGGACCAAATTCCGGCTTATAACGTAATTGCCAAATACCGTGGATCCGAATTTCCGGACGAGTGGGTCATTCGTGGAAATCACCACGATGCCTGGGTAATCGGCGCACGAGATCCGATAAGTGGAATGGTAGCTGTGCTGGAACAAGCGCGTGCATTTTCCGAACTGATCAAACAAGGCTGGAAACCCAAACGGACGCTTGTTTTTTGCGGTTGGGATGCAGAAGAACCCGGCTTGCTGGGATCCACGGAATGGGCAGAGGACCATGCGGCTTTACTTCAAGAGAAGACGGTTGCCTACATAAACACCGATGGTTGCTCGCGAGGGTTTTTAAGCATTGGTGGCGCTCACTCATTAGAGCGTATGGCAGCGCAAGTCTCCCAGGATGTTTTGGATCCGCAAACTCAAGTATCGGTTTCAGATCGAAAGCGGTCTGAGATTCTTGTGAACGGATCTCCTGAGCTGCGAAAGCTCATTCAATCAAGTAAAGGGTTACCTTTGAGCGCCTTGGGCTCCGGGTCGGATTACACGGTATTCCTGCAGCATCTGGGAATCCCAACCTTTAACGTGGCTTTTGGTGGAGAAGGAATTGGCGGCGAGTACCACACCAGTTTTGATACCTTTGATCATTTTAACCAGTTTGTGGACCCCGGGTATGAATACGGCATTGCCTTAACGAAAGTTTGCGGCCGATTGACCATGCGAATTGCGGATGCTGAAGTTGTGCCGATTCAGTTTTCCAATGCGAGCAAGACGTATTCCGGCTACGCTGATGAACTCGTGAAGCTTCTGGATAAGGAACGCGAAGCGATTGAATTACACAACACACTCGTAAATCAGGGGCATATAAAAAATGCGGCAGATCCGACCTGGTCGTTCGTGAATCCAGCCACAAAGGACGAGGCACCTTTTCTAAATTTTGCCCCCTTGCTCAACGGATTGAAACGTTTGGAAATAGTCAGTAGCAACTTCCAGGAGAATTGGGACAAGTACTTTTCCGGAACGGTTACTTTGAGCCGTGAAAAAACTGAACAATTGAATAAACTTTTGTACCAGTCGGAACAGGCCCTGATTCGAGAAGAGGGATTACCGCGCAGGCCCTGGTTTCGACATCAGGTATATGCACCAGGCTTTTACACGGGTTACGGCGTCAAAACCTTTCCGGGCATCCGGGAAGCGATTGAGGAAGGTAAATGGAGTGAGGCGGAGGAGCAGGTTCAGTTTGCTGCCAATGCCATATCGGCCTACGCTGGTCGAGTGGAGCAGGCGACGGCACTACTGACCCCCGAATGA
- a CDS encoding aminoglycoside phosphotransferase family protein — protein sequence MTPESIAAEFDVPGQVVTVLSIDTGNVNDTYRVIKRTTYSEVQFVLQRISQAVFPEPELVMANMRAITDYSHERLEQQLTNSNRIWQLPKVITTLDGKDFFVDARGSYWRALSMIASATSYEKVMNVEHAHEAGYVLGHFQRIIADFPIDQLADTLPGFHITPGYLSYHDKVVQTDRAQQKLAASFEARRIEAFIQERRDFVPVLEDALARGELKLRPIHGDPKITNIMMDNITGKGTAIIDLDTVKPGLIHYDFGDCVRSVCNPVGEEAKDLNNVLVDLDSFEALVRGYLKQARNFLTDWDHKYLYDSVRLISFELGLRFFTDYLAGDVYFKINYESQNLNRGRVQMKLCESIEARESMLRRVLGSV from the coding sequence GTGACTCCCGAATCTATTGCTGCTGAATTTGATGTGCCTGGCCAGGTCGTAACTGTACTGAGTATTGATACTGGAAATGTGAACGATACCTACCGGGTTATAAAACGGACTACGTATTCCGAGGTCCAATTTGTGTTGCAGCGGATTAGCCAGGCCGTGTTTCCCGAACCGGAGTTGGTCATGGCGAACATGAGGGCGATTACAGATTATAGCCACGAACGTTTGGAGCAGCAGTTGACAAATTCAAACCGTATTTGGCAGCTGCCAAAAGTTATCACTACTTTGGACGGAAAAGATTTTTTCGTAGATGCGAGAGGAAGTTATTGGCGGGCCTTGTCGATGATCGCTTCTGCAACATCCTATGAAAAAGTGATGAACGTTGAGCATGCTCATGAAGCAGGCTATGTATTAGGACATTTTCAGAGAATCATCGCGGATTTTCCAATTGATCAGTTAGCGGATACCTTACCCGGTTTTCATATCACGCCGGGTTATTTGAGTTACCACGATAAGGTTGTACAAACCGATAGAGCCCAGCAAAAACTTGCCGCTTCGTTTGAAGCCCGGCGTATTGAAGCATTTATTCAGGAGCGCCGTGATTTTGTGCCTGTCCTTGAAGACGCACTGGCACGAGGTGAGCTCAAGCTCCGGCCGATCCACGGGGATCCCAAGATAACGAATATCATGATGGATAACATCACCGGGAAAGGGACTGCAATTATTGATCTGGATACCGTGAAACCAGGGTTGATTCATTACGATTTTGGAGATTGTGTTCGATCTGTTTGCAATCCGGTTGGTGAAGAAGCAAAGGACCTCAATAACGTGCTTGTTGATTTGGATTCTTTTGAGGCCTTGGTTCGGGGTTACCTTAAGCAGGCTCGAAATTTCCTCACAGATTGGGATCACAAATACCTCTACGACTCGGTCCGGTTGATTTCTTTCGAGTTGGGCCTGCGTTTTTTTACGGATTACCTGGCTGGGGACGTATATTTTAAAATCAATTACGAGTCGCAGAATCTGAATCGCGGTCGCGTCCAAATGAAGCTCTGTGAAAGTATTGAGGCACGGGAGTCGATGCTTCGACGCGTGCTCGGAAGTGTGTAG
- a CDS encoding lipid-A-disaccharide synthase has protein sequence MSFVPELAAELDAPVQSSVDILVIAGEHSGDEHAAVMVKELLLNRPELKVAAIGGPQLEAAGAQLLFDLTDLSVVGFVEVLKHYKYFKKLFGAVLNWINKYKPRAVVFVDYPGFNLRLAKALNKAGIAKKAGGDILLLYYISPQIWAWKEKRKYEMAEWLDGLSVIFPFEVECFADTNLETTFVGHPFLQSKQDCELVYDPEGKILLLAGSRIANVKRVLPLLLNSYTCYLKKYDSKDATLIYPSDTILEEITIVLDSFPDLKDKVHVVRNEGSISASAVLTTSGTMSLRCGLAGIPGRIVHAVNLFSYVLGRMVLTIPYIGIANLLLKKPFYPEFIQGKAKPDVLADELHRCLSDSSVIREAQEGSEELKNLLQPGNSETPWSWVVRFID, from the coding sequence ATGAGTTTTGTGCCTGAACTGGCTGCCGAACTGGACGCACCGGTTCAATCTTCGGTAGATATCCTGGTGATCGCTGGCGAACACTCGGGTGATGAGCATGCTGCCGTGATGGTTAAAGAGTTACTTTTAAATCGTCCTGAACTAAAAGTTGCTGCCATCGGCGGTCCTCAACTCGAAGCGGCTGGTGCCCAGTTACTGTTTGATTTAACAGATCTTTCGGTAGTGGGTTTTGTGGAAGTGTTGAAGCACTACAAATATTTTAAAAAATTATTTGGTGCAGTTCTAAATTGGATAAATAAATACAAACCACGGGCGGTCGTCTTCGTTGACTACCCTGGTTTTAACCTTCGACTTGCCAAGGCACTGAATAAAGCAGGGATTGCGAAAAAAGCCGGGGGCGATATTTTATTGCTTTACTACATAAGTCCGCAGATTTGGGCATGGAAAGAAAAGCGGAAATATGAAATGGCCGAATGGTTGGATGGTTTGTCGGTTATTTTTCCTTTCGAAGTTGAATGTTTCGCTGATACGAATCTGGAAACCACTTTCGTCGGACATCCTTTTCTTCAAAGTAAACAAGATTGTGAGTTGGTCTATGATCCGGAAGGTAAGATCCTTCTCCTCGCAGGTAGTCGAATTGCGAACGTGAAACGGGTTCTTCCGCTCTTACTGAATTCTTATACCTGTTATCTGAAAAAGTATGATTCGAAAGATGCTACCCTTATATATCCGAGCGACACGATTTTAGAGGAGATAACAATCGTTTTAGATTCTTTTCCAGATCTCAAAGATAAGGTTCATGTTGTTCGAAACGAGGGCAGCATTTCCGCAAGCGCTGTGCTGACTACCTCTGGAACCATGTCCTTGCGCTGTGGATTGGCTGGAATACCGGGTCGAATTGTTCACGCGGTTAATTTATTTTCCTATGTTCTCGGGCGCATGGTCCTGACTATCCCGTATATTGGAATCGCCAATTTATTACTCAAGAAGCCGTTTTACCCCGAGTTTATTCAGGGTAAGGCTAAACCGGATGTGTTAGCGGATGAACTTCATCGATGTCTTTCAGATAGTTCGGTGATCAGGGAGGCGCAGGAAGGGAGCGAGGAGCTCAAGAATCTTCTTCAGCCTGGGAATTCGGAAACGCCGTGGAGTTGGGTTGTCCGTTTTATTGACTAG
- a CDS encoding ABC transporter ATP-binding protein: MQVEENSLAILEAEEIVKSFPNGGDIIQVLHGVTFKLLEGQTVSIQGESGCGKTTFLNIISGLESFDSGLLNWNRQSIGKQSASSLATLRAKELGLIFQAYYLLPELNVLDNVILASRLLGRSGSNRKERARQLLERVGLKDRMRFSVEKLSGGERQRVAIARALMNNPKLILADEPTGNLDESTGNSIIELLLSIAREEGASLILVTHNSAHAAKTDVQYRLHLGKLEQVTNES, from the coding sequence GTGCAAGTAGAAGAAAACAGTCTAGCTATACTCGAGGCGGAAGAGATCGTAAAATCTTTTCCAAATGGGGGAGACATTATTCAGGTATTACACGGGGTTACTTTCAAATTATTGGAAGGTCAGACTGTTTCGATCCAAGGTGAATCGGGTTGTGGCAAGACGACTTTTCTTAATATTATCTCCGGATTGGAGTCCTTTGATAGCGGCCTCTTAAACTGGAACAGGCAGTCCATAGGGAAACAGTCTGCTTCTTCTTTAGCCACGCTTCGGGCCAAAGAGTTGGGACTCATTTTTCAGGCCTACTATTTGTTGCCTGAACTCAATGTATTGGATAACGTAATACTTGCATCCAGGCTTTTAGGTCGCTCGGGTTCCAATCGCAAAGAGCGTGCCCGCCAATTACTTGAACGAGTTGGCTTGAAGGACAGAATGCGTTTTTCAGTTGAAAAACTATCTGGTGGAGAACGTCAGCGTGTGGCAATTGCGAGGGCGTTGATGAATAACCCCAAACTTATTCTCGCAGATGAACCAACCGGAAATTTGGATGAGAGCACCGGCAACTCAATTATCGAATTATTGCTGAGTATTGCCCGGGAGGAAGGCGCAAGTTTGATCCTGGTTACTCATAATTCGGCACACGCCGCGAAAACGGATGTCCAGTATCGGCTGCATCTTGGAAAATTAGAACAAGTTACAAATGAATCCTGA